One Methylobacterium oryzae DNA window includes the following coding sequences:
- the gph gene encoding phosphoglycolate phosphatase (PGP is an essential enzyme in the glycolate salvage pathway in higher organisms (photorespiration in plants). Phosphoglycolate results from the oxidase activity of RubisCO in the Calvin cycle when concentrations of carbon dioxide are low relative to oxygen. This enzyme is a member of the Haloacid Dehalogenase (HAD) superfamily of aspartate-nucleophile hydrolase enzymes (PF00702).) — translation MPAPAPPSRFDAVLLDLDGTLVDSLADLRTALNATLAREGLPPVGTAAMRAMVGDGAVALLRRALRASGGDPERAPDLLPAFLAVYEPLAAAGTALFPNAAAAVRDLRAAGYALAIVTNKPARATGLILDAVGLAPLIDTVVGGDTLPERKPDPAPLREALRRLRVEPGRAVMVGDMHHDIAAARAAGTAAILARYGYGRPDDARTADAVLDDIGGLRAMIGALPAGGTPAS, via the coding sequence TTGCCCGCGCCCGCGCCCCCGTCGCGCTTCGACGCCGTCCTCCTCGACCTCGACGGCACCCTCGTCGACAGCCTGGCCGATCTCCGGACGGCCCTGAACGCCACCCTGGCGCGGGAGGGCCTGCCGCCGGTCGGGACCGCCGCGATGCGGGCCATGGTGGGCGACGGCGCGGTGGCGCTGCTGCGGCGCGCCCTGCGGGCCTCGGGCGGCGATCCGGAGCGGGCGCCGGACCTGCTGCCGGCCTTCCTGGCCGTGTACGAGCCGCTCGCGGCCGCCGGTACCGCCCTGTTCCCCAACGCCGCCGCGGCGGTCCGCGACCTCCGGGCGGCGGGCTACGCGCTGGCGATCGTCACCAACAAGCCGGCCCGCGCCACCGGCCTGATCCTCGACGCGGTGGGGCTGGCGCCGCTGATCGACACGGTCGTGGGCGGCGACACGCTGCCCGAGCGCAAGCCCGATCCCGCGCCGCTGCGGGAGGCCCTGCGTCGCCTGCGGGTCGAGCCCGGGCGGGCCGTCATGGTCGGCGACATGCACCACGATATCGCGGCCGCCCGCGCCGCCGGCACCGCCGCCATCCTGGCCCGCTACGGCTACGGGCGCCCGGACGACGCGCGGACCGCCGACGCCGTCCTCGACGACATCGGCGGCCTGCGGGCGATGATCGGGGCGCTGCCCGCGGGCGGCACCCCGGCCTCCTAG
- the rclC gene encoding reactive chlorine resistance membrane protein RclC: MNTQVRRVLGLVSGPGSNRLGLQAMRVAIAVIFLWIGALKFVPYEADSITPFVANSPVMAFFYAHPDQYAQHLTHEGELNLAARAWQTANHTYAFSRGLGTVELLIGLLVLVGLASRRLGLAGAVLAFLTPVVTLSFLVTTPEAWVAALGDAEHGFPYLSGAGRLVLKDVTLMAGAWLVLADSARAVLERQARAPGAPARLDLAASR, from the coding sequence ATGAACACGCAGGTTCGCCGCGTCCTCGGCCTCGTCTCCGGGCCGGGCTCGAACCGCCTCGGCCTCCAGGCCATGCGGGTCGCCATCGCGGTCATCTTCCTCTGGATCGGCGCGCTCAAGTTCGTGCCCTACGAGGCCGACAGCATCACGCCCTTCGTCGCCAACAGCCCGGTGATGGCGTTCTTCTACGCCCACCCCGACCAGTACGCGCAGCACCTCACCCACGAGGGCGAGCTCAACCTCGCCGCCCGCGCGTGGCAGACGGCCAACCACACCTACGCGTTCTCCCGCGGACTCGGCACGGTCGAGCTGCTGATCGGCCTGCTCGTCCTCGTCGGGCTGGCGTCGCGGCGGCTGGGTCTGGCCGGCGCGGTGCTGGCCTTCCTCACCCCGGTGGTGACCCTGTCGTTCCTCGTGACCACCCCCGAGGCCTGGGTCGCCGCGCTCGGCGACGCCGAGCACGGCTTCCCCTACCTCTCGGGTGCCGGGCGCCTCGTCCTCAAGGACGTCACCCTCATGGCCGGCGCGTGGCTCGTCCTCGCCGACAGCGCCCGCGCCGTCCTCGAGCGGCAGGCCCGGGCGCCGGGCGCCCCCGCCCGCCTCGACCTCGCGGCAAGCCGCTAG
- a CDS encoding carboxymuconolactone decarboxylase family protein, with protein MHMIDWNSYRQQVTAGVGHFAKLSPDTVRGYGTLSTAGQKTGQLDAKTRELIAVAVAISLRCDGCITVHTDAARKLGATEAELAEALGVATSLNAGAAVVYATRALDAFAASAEA; from the coding sequence ATGCACATGATCGATTGGAACAGCTACCGCCAGCAGGTCACCGCCGGCGTCGGACACTTCGCCAAGCTCAGCCCCGACACGGTGCGGGGCTACGGCACCCTCAGCACGGCGGGCCAGAAGACCGGCCAGCTCGACGCCAAGACCCGTGAGCTGATCGCGGTGGCGGTGGCGATCTCCCTGCGCTGCGACGGCTGTATCACGGTCCACACCGACGCCGCCCGCAAGCTCGGCGCCACCGAGGCCGAGCTGGCCGAGGCCCTCGGGGTCGCCACCAGCCTCAATGCCGGTGCCGCGGTCGTCTACGCGACCCGCGCGCTCGACGCCTTCGCGGCCTCCGCCGAGGCGTAG
- a CDS encoding MliC family protein encodes MRIRVHVARLAILVGGLLVAAAPAQAETIDVTFACPNGRTLAVTFLNAAGPERAVVRPDNGAAVTLPVQLSGSGFRYADATHELRGKGRSVTWTDGAGTPVTCTDRTPADAKPR; translated from the coding sequence ATGAGAATCCGTGTCCACGTCGCCCGGCTGGCGATCCTCGTCGGCGGGCTGCTCGTGGCCGCCGCGCCCGCGCAGGCCGAGACGATCGACGTGACCTTCGCCTGTCCGAACGGTCGGACGCTGGCCGTCACCTTCCTGAACGCCGCGGGGCCGGAGCGGGCGGTTGTCCGGCCGGACAACGGCGCCGCCGTCACCCTGCCGGTGCAGCTGAGCGGGTCGGGGTTCCGCTACGCCGACGCCACGCACGAGCTGCGGGGCAAGGGGCGGTCGGTCACGTGGACCGACGGCGCCGGCACGCCGGTCACCTGCACCGACCGGACGCCGGCCGACGCCAAGCCGCGCTAG
- a CDS encoding cupin domain-containing protein, with protein MAGPIGRRADAHGTAGIDDPLSGLAPLLRVRPHLDDVCRFGGAWAAPHAPEPTRQAYFHLVTRGRATLRRPGGAPLQVAAGDILLLPRGDAHLFHGAGPPPSTPLPVAVRHAHDLRFKTTVGAEPDVELICGRLAFEAAPQTLIVTALPDLLVLSVGTEPLATRFAPLLAGIREELNDLRAGSVAVAENLASALFMMMLRAHLEASAPAEGLLRLLGQPLTARAVLAMVRDPVHPWTLDELAATAAASRASLVRAFRGAAGVAPLEFLTDLRLGLAHHRLRTETVPLDRLAAEVGYQSAPALSRAFLRKYGIRPGQARQAEAPPQAV; from the coding sequence ATGGCCGGACCGATCGGGCGCCGCGCGGACGCACACGGAACCGCCGGAATCGACGATCCGCTGAGCGGCCTCGCGCCGCTGCTGCGCGTGCGGCCGCACCTGGACGACGTCTGCCGGTTCGGCGGCGCCTGGGCCGCCCCGCACGCGCCGGAGCCGACGCGGCAGGCCTATTTCCACCTCGTGACGCGCGGCCGCGCCACGCTGCGGCGGCCTGGGGGCGCGCCGCTGCAGGTCGCGGCCGGGGACATCCTGCTCCTGCCGCGCGGCGACGCGCACCTGTTCCACGGCGCGGGGCCGCCGCCGTCGACGCCCCTGCCCGTCGCGGTCCGCCACGCGCACGATCTGCGGTTCAAGACCACCGTCGGGGCCGAGCCGGACGTCGAGCTGATCTGCGGCCGCCTGGCCTTCGAGGCGGCGCCCCAGACCCTGATCGTGACCGCCCTGCCCGACCTCCTCGTCCTGAGCGTCGGCACCGAGCCCCTGGCCACCCGCTTCGCGCCGCTCCTGGCGGGCATCCGCGAGGAGCTGAACGACCTCCGCGCCGGGTCGGTCGCGGTCGCCGAGAACCTCGCGAGCGCGCTGTTCATGATGATGCTCCGCGCGCATCTCGAGGCGTCGGCCCCGGCCGAGGGCCTGCTGCGCCTCCTGGGGCAGCCGCTCACCGCCCGGGCGGTGCTCGCGATGGTGCGCGACCCGGTGCATCCCTGGACGCTGGACGAACTGGCCGCGACGGCCGCCGCGTCGCGGGCGAGCCTCGTGCGCGCCTTCCGTGGGGCGGCGGGCGTCGCCCCGCTGGAATTCCTCACCGACCTGCGGCTCGGGCTCGCCCATCACCGCCTGCGCACCGAGACGGTCCCGCTGGACCGTCTCGCCGCGGAGGTCGGCTACCAGTCCGCGCCCGCCCTCAGCCGGGCGTTCCTGCGCAAGTACGGGATCCGCCCCGGACAGGCGCGGCAGGCCGAGGCGCCCCCGCAGGCGGTTTGA